Proteins encoded within one genomic window of Hevea brasiliensis isolate MT/VB/25A 57/8 chromosome 8, ASM3005281v1, whole genome shotgun sequence:
- the LOC110670076 gene encoding folylpolyglutamate synthase, which translates to MAEGVSGSSKHTVTPYDEAMDALSSLIPRRTRADKSNKGDHFDLLFDYLKMLELEQAISEMKIIHVAGTKGKGSTCTFTESILRNYGFRTGLFTSPHLIDVRERFRLDGMDICEENFLAHFWWCYDRLKEKTNEDIPMPSYFRFLALLAFKIFAAEQVDVAILEVGLGGTFDPTNVVQTPVVCGISSLGYDHMEILGNTLREIAGEKAGIFKHGIPAFTVPQPDEAMCVLEEKASKLDVPLHVAPPLDSNLLNGLKLGLEGEHQFVNAGLAIALSSKWLKRTGHLEATYLEQTSSLPEQFIKGLTTACLQGRAQIVPDRYIDTESDGDLVFYLDGAHSPESMEVCARWFSLAIKNDNQQNTLNLPSQNNYQSMLDCIDKHHDRRSGKNFMRILLFNCMSVRDPQLLLPHLMKTCASHGVCFKKALFVPNVSVYYKVGSHALPPTDPQVDLSWQFTLQKLWEDLVQGDKGGEANRTDAVCEEVKDDTGTSVRTCENSAVFPSIPLAIKWLRDSVYKNQSVSFQVLVTGSLHLVGDVLRLVK; encoded by the exons ATGGCAGAAGGTGTGAGTGGATCCTCGAAGCATACCGTGACTCCATATGATGAGGCAATGGATGCTCTATCGTCTTTGATACCCAGACGCACTCGTGCTGACAAGAGCAACAAAGGGGATCACTtcgatttgctgtttgattattTAAAG ATGCTGGAGCTGGAGCAGGCTATCTCAGAAATGAAGATCATACATGTAGCGGGCACCAAAGGAAAG GGATCCACATGCACCTTCACAGAATCTATACTACGTAATTATGGCTTCCGCACAGGACTTTTCACATCTCCTCACCTCATCGATGTTCGTGAAAGATTTCGTTTGGATGG TATGgacatttgtgaagaaaattttttggCACATTTCTGGTGGTGTTATGATAGATTGAAG GAAAAAACTAATGAAGATATACCAATGCCTTCTTACTTCCGTTTTCTTGCCTTGCTTGCCTTCAAGATATTTGCTGCAGAGCAG GTAGATGTTGCTATTTTGGAGGTTGGGTTAGGTGGAACTTTTGATCCTACAAATGTG GTTCAAACACCGGTTGTGTGTGGTATATCTTCCCTTGGGTATGATCACATGGAGATTCTTG GAAATACTCTTAGAGAAATTGCTGGGGAAAAGGCTGGCATCTTTAAG CATGGGATTCCAGCATTCACAGTGCCTCAACCTGATGAAGCTATGTGTGTACTTGAAGAGAAGGCTTCTAAGTTAGAT GTACCTCTTCATGTGGCACCGCCATTGGATTCCAACTTGCTGAATGGTCTAAAACTTGGGCTTGAAGGTGAGCACCAGTTTGTAAATGCTGGTCTTGCTATTGCGCTATCTTCTAAATGGCTTAAAAGGACTGGTCACCTTGAAGCCACCTACTTGGAGCAAACT AGCTCACTGCCTGAGCAGTTTATTAAGGGGCTAACAACAGCCTGTCTGCAAGGGCGAGCTCAAATTGTTCCTGATCGTTATATCGACACTGAGAGCGATGGAGATCTTGTGTTTTATTTGGATGGAGCTCATAGTCCTGAAAGCATGGAAGTATGTGCAAGATGGTTCTCTCTTGCCATTAAAAATGACAACCAGCAAAACACCTTGAATCTTCCTTCACAGAACAATTATCAATCCATGCTTGACTGCATTGATAAGCACCATGACAGAagatctgggaaaaatttcatgcGG ATACTGTTGTTCAATTGTATGTCAGTGCGAGATCCTCAGTTGCTTCTTCCACATCTGATGAAAACCTGTGCTAGTCATG GTGTCTGCTTCAAGAAGGCGCTCTTTGTACCTAATGTATCAGTCTATTACAAAGTTGGATCTCATGCTTTACCCCCAACAGATCCTCAAGTTGATTTGTCATGGCAGTTTACTCTGCAAAAATTATGGGAAGACCTTGTCCAGGGTGATAAAG GAGGGGAGGCCAATAGAACAGATGCTGTTTGTGAGGAAGTTAAAGATGATACAGGAACTAGTGTTAGGACTTGTGAAAACAGTGCAGTCTTTCCTTCTATCCCATTGGCAATTAAATGGCTTAGGGACAGCGTCTACAAGAATCAATCTGTTAGTTTCCAG GTTCTTGTTACTGGCTCATTACATCTTGTGGGTGACGTGCTGAGGTTAGTCAAGTAG
- the LOC110670074 gene encoding probable disease resistance protein At1g58390, with protein sequence MPYYLKPFFLYLSQFPEDWEIHKRRLILMWIAEGFVSQALIREGEETVEDVGEQYLEELVNSCIVQVSQRDHTGIGIKTFRIHDLMRDMCVLMAREENFLGISELYRQNIVTRRISVHPQYPQNTLDCILYPCYNAIHPFVLFSTSKSNVWKLEDWRHLLIDLPNVLEQCRMETLRNLENLRWAHRENLIRKNAMQNLTNLRNLAVIFKRSKEISAVMKSPIFSTGWLRSLNIRGKQSSFPNLEPLSYCESLTKLELHGIIPEDPQSLYHNLEYLPASLTKLILANSELKQDPMSFLEKLPALRFLYLEENSYKGTEMLCATQGFPQLEILKLESLGVEDWKTEEGAMPSLKILHLENLQELEDDPRRDKICDSPPRNESH encoded by the exons ATGCCATACTATCTAAAACCATTCTTTCTCTATCTTTCCCAATTTCCAGAAGATTGGGAGATTCACAAGAGGAGGTTAATTCTGATGTGGATTGCTGAAGGCTTTGTATCTCAAGCATTGATAAGAGAAGGGGAAGAAACAGTGGAAGATGTAGGCGAGCAATACTTGGAAGAGCTTGTCAATAGTTGCATTGTTCAAGTGAGCCAAAGGGATCACACCGgaataggtatcaaaacatttcgCATTCATGATCTGATGCGAGACATGTGTGTACTGATGGCAAGAGAGGAGAATTTTCTTGGGATTTCTGAGCTCTACCGACAGAATATTGTGACACGTAGAATTTCTGTTCATCCTCAATATCCCCAGAATACGCTCGATTGTATTCTGTACCCTTGCTACAATGCAATCCACCCCTTCGTTCTGTTCTCTACTTCAAAGAGCAACG TGTGGAAGTTGGAAGATTGGAGACATTTGCTGATAGATTTGCCTAATGTTCTGGAGCAATGTCGAATGGAAACATTAAGAAACCTGGAAAATTTGAGGTGGGCACATCGTGAGAACCTAATCAGGAAAAATGCAATGCAGAATTTGACGAATCTTCGAAATTTAGCAGTCATTTTCAAGAGGAGCAAAGAAATTTCTGCAGTTATGAAATCTCCAATTTTTTCAACAGGCTGGCTTCGTTCTTTGAACATACGAGGAAAGCAAAGCTCATTTCCAAACTTGGAGCCACTTTCTTACTGTGAATCTTTAACGAAGCTAGAGTTGCATGGAATTATACCAGAAGATCCGCAGTCCCTCTATCACAACTTGGAATATCTACCAGCAAGTCTTACCAAGTTAATTTTGGCTAATTCCGAGTTAAAGCAGGATCCCATGAGTTTTCTAGAGAAGCTGCCTGCTTTGAGGTTTCTGTACTTGGAGGAGAATTCATACAAGGGAACTGAAATGCTCTGCGCTACACAGGGCTTTCCTCAGCTTGAGATTCTTAAACTTGAATCTTTAGGAGTAGAAGACTGGAAAACAGAAGAAGGTGCAATGCCATCTCTCAAGATTTTGCATTTAGAAAACCTGCAGGAATTAGAAGATGATCCCAGAAGGGATAAAATTTGTGACAGCCCTCCAAGAAATGAAAGTCATTAA